A single genomic interval of Gossypium raimondii isolate GPD5lz chromosome 11, ASM2569854v1, whole genome shotgun sequence harbors:
- the LOC105804425 gene encoding vacuolar-processing enzyme produces the protein MDSVQFSVAWMEDSDIHNLRKETLHQKYELVKRRTINDNSAYGSHVMQFGDIGISMDNLFTCLGTNPANDNFKFVDGNSLLPPTKAVNQRYADLVHFWDKYRKAPDVLVRKVEAQKQVMEAMSHRMHVDNSIQLIGKLLFGVKRGPEVLNTVRPAGRPLVDDWKRLKKMWLS, from the exons ATGGATTCGGTGCAGTTCAGTGTTGCTTGGATGGAGGACAG TGACATACATAATCTGCGGAAGGAGACTTTGCACCAGAAATATGAACTT GTAAAAAGGAGGACTATCAATGACAATTCTGCATATGGCTCTCATGTTATGCAATTTGGTGATATAGGAATTAGCATGGACAATCTCTTCACATGTTTGGGTACCAATCCTGCTAATGATAACTTCAAATTCGTCGATGGGAACTCATTGTTGCCACCCACCAAAGCTGTTAATCAGCGCTATGCTGATCTTGTCCATTTCTGGGATAAG TATCGCAAGGCACCTGATGTCTTGGTTAGGAAGGTTGAAGCTCAAAAGCAGGTTATGGAAGCCATGTCCCATAGAATGCATGTAGACAACAGTATACAACTCATTGGAAAGCTGTTATTCGGAGTCAAAAGAGGCCCTGAAGTTTTAAACACTGTTCGACCAGCTGGTCGACCTCTTGTTGATGACTGGAAACGCCTTAAGAAAATG TGGCTGTCCTAA
- the LOC105804424 gene encoding uncharacterized protein LOC105804424, producing MALMKFLFPPSLFVTATSLASFTLMATSGLSELRGKNLEYSKFFNIGSKASDVEKSKLKLPSRIAMATLYTPAFLAGVSSFAIFPDENLRFLLLKSTISIHFFKRVLESCFLHKYSGEMGLDTMIVILSSYFISSALVIFNQHLTVGLPEPLIDLTNPGFLLFSIGISGNFYHHYLLSKLRSQGPNKEYKIPKGGLFGFVICPHYLFEVLVFWGFAFISQTLFSFAYAMGTTFYLLGRSSATRKWYLSKFEDFPMNVKAMIPFLF from the exons ATGGCGTTGATGAAATTTCTATTCCCACCATCTCTGTTCGTCACTGCAACGTCTCTGGCATCTTTTACGTTAATGGCAACTTCTGGGTTATCGGAATTGAGAGGAAAGAATCTTGAATATTCTAAGTTTTTCAACATTGGTTCAAAAGCTTCTGATGTAGAAAAATCCAAGTTAAAGCTCCCTAGTAGAATCGCCATGGCTACGCTTTATACACCAGCTTTTCTTGCTGGCGTTTCTTCGTTTGCGATTTTCCCAGATGAGAATCTCAGGTTTTTGTTGCTCAAATCCACCATTTCCATCCATTTCTTTAAAAGAGTTCTTGAG tCCTGTTTTCTTCATAAATATAGTGGCGAAATGGGACTGGATACAATGATAGTAATACTCTCAAGTTATTTCATTTCCAGTGCACTCGTGATCTTTAACCAGCACCTAACAGTGGGGCTCCCAGAGCCACTAATTGATTTGACAAACCCcgggtttcttttgttttccatAGGAATTAGTGGCAATTTCTACCATCATTATCTTCTATCCAAACTGAGAAGCCAAGGTCCCAATAAAGAATATAAGATCCCAAAGGGTGGTTTGTTTGGATTTGTGATTTGCCCTCACTATTTATTTGAGGTTTTAGTGTTTTGGGGGTTTGCCTTCATTTCTCAGACTCTGTTTTCATTTGCATATGCAATGGGCACTACTTTTTACTTGTTGGGTAGAAGCTCTGCCACTAGGAAATGGTACCTTTCAAAGTTTGAAGATTTTCCCATGAATGTTAAGGCTAtgattccttttcttttctaa
- the LOC105804423 gene encoding 5-methyltetrahydropteroyltriglutamate--homocysteine methyltransferase, with the protein MASHIVGYPRMGPKRELKFALESFWDKKSSAEDLQKVAAGLRSSIWKQMADAGIKYIPSNTFSYYDQVLDTTALLGAVPPRYGWNGGEIGFDTYFSMARGNASVPAMEMTKWFDTNYHFIVPELGPDVRFSYASHKAVDEYKEAKALGVNTVPVLVGPVSYLLLSKPAKGVEKTFSLLSLLPKILPIYKEVISELKAAGASWIQFDEPTLVLDLDAHQLQAFTAAYADLESTLSGLNVLIETYFADLTSGAYKTLIELKGVTAYGLDLVRGTKTIDLIKTNFPKGKFLFAGVVDGRNIWANDLASSLGTLQALEAIVGKDNLVVSTSCSLLHTAVDLVNETKLDDEIKSWLAFAAQKVVEVNALAKALAGQKDEAFFASNATAQASRKSSPRVTNEAVQKAAAALKGSDHRRATNVSARLDAQQKKLNLPILPTTTIGSFPQTLELRRVRREFKANKISEDNYVKAIKEEIKKVVDLQEELDIDVLVHGEPERNDMVEYFGEQLSGFAFTVNGWVQSYGSRCVKPPIIYGDVSRPKPMTVFWSSTAQSMTSRPMKGMLTGPVTILNWSFVRNDQPRFETCYQIALAIKDEVEDLEKAGINVIQIDEAALREGLPLRKSEHAFYLKWAVHSFRITNCGVKDTTQIHTHMCYSNFNDIIHSIIDMDADVITIENSRSDEKLLSVFREGVKYGAGIGPGVYDIHSPRIPSTEEIADRINKMLAVLETNILWVNPDCGLKTRKYAEVKPALNNMVAAAKLLRTQLASAK; encoded by the exons ATGGCTTCACACATTGTTGGATATCCCCGCATGGGACCTAAGAGAGAGCTTAAGTTTGCTTTGGAATCTTTCTGGGATAAGAAGAGCAGTGCTGAGGATTTGCAGAAGGTTGCAGCTGGTCTCAGGTCATCCATCTGGAAACAGATGGCTGATGCTGGGATCAAGTACATTCCCAGCAATACTTTCTCTTACTATGATCAAGTGCTCGATACCACAGCATTGCTCGGCGCTGTACCACCTAGATATGGCTGGAATGGTGGTGAGATCGGATTCGACACTTACTTCTCCATGGCCAGAGGAAATGCCTCCGTGCCTGCAATGGAAATGACCAAGTGGTTTGACACCAACTA CCACTTCATTGTTCCCGAATTGGGACCTGATGTTAGATTCTCTTATGCATCTCACAAGGCAGTGGATGAGTACAAGGAAGCTAAGGCG CTTGGAGTCAACACCGTGCCAGTCCTTGTTGGTCCTGTCTCATACTTGTTGCTGTCTAAACCTGCAAAGGGTGTTGAAAAAACATTCTCTCTTCTCTCTCTCCTCCCCAAAATCCTCCCTATCTACAA GGAAGTGATATCTGAGCTTAAGGCTGCTGGTGCTTCCTGGATTCAGTTTGATGAACCCACCCTTGTCTTGGACCTTGACGCTCATCAATTGCAAGCTTTCACTGCAGCTTATGCTGATCTGGAATCTACTCTCTCTGGTTTGAATGTTCTGATTGAGACCTACTTTGCCGATCTTACTTCTGGTGCGTACAAGACCCTCATTGAATTGAAGGGTGTCACTGCTTATGGTTTGGATTTGGTTCGCGGAACAAAGACCATTGATTTGATCAAGACTAATTTCCCCAAGGGCAAATTCCTCTTTGCTGGAGTTGTTGATGGAAGGAACATTTGGGCCAATGATCTTGCTTCTTCTCTTGGCACCTTGCAGGCGCTTGAGGCCATTGTTGGGAAAg ACAACCTTGTGGTGTCCACCTCCTGCTCACTTCTCCATACTGCTGTTGATCTAGTAAATGAGACTAAGCTCGATGATGAAATCAAATCCTGGCTCGCCTTTGCTGCCCAGAAAGTTGTCGAGGTCAATGCACTTGCCAAGGCATTGGCTGGTCAGAAAGATGAG GCCTTCTTCGCTTCCAATGCCACTGCTCAGGCTTCAAGGAAGTCCTCCCCAAGAGTGACCAATGAGGCTGTTCAAAAGGCT GCTGCTGCTTTGAAGGGCTCTGACCACCGCCGTGCAACAAACGTTAGTGCTAGGCTGGATGCCCAGCAGAAAAAGCTTAATCTGCCAATCCTCCCCACCACAACCATTGGATCCTTCCCTCAAACCTTGGAACTCAGGAGAGTTCGTCGTGAATTCAAGGCTAACAA GATCTCTGAGGACAACTATGTTAAAGCCATCAAGGAGGAAATTAAGAAGGTTGTTGACCTTCAGGAAGAGCTCGACATTGATGTCCTTGTTCATGGAGAGCCTGAG AGAAACGATATGGTTGAGTACTTTGGTGAGCAGTTGTCTGGTTTTGCTTTCACCGTTAATGGGTGGGTGCAATCTTATGGATCTCGCTGCGTCAAGCCACCAATCATCTATGGTGATGTTAGCCGCCCCAAACCAATGACTGTATTCTGGTCATCTACTGCCCAAAGCATGACTTCACGCCCAATGAAGGGAATGCTTACCGGCCCTGTTACCATCCTCAACTGGTCGTTTGTCCGAAATGATCAGCCCAG ATTTGAGACTTGCTACCAGATTGCCTTGGCTATCAAGGATGAAGTCGAGGATCTTGAGAAGGCTGGTATCAATGTTATTCAAATTGATGAGGCTGCTTTGCGAGAGGGGTTGCCTCTTAGGAAGTCCGAGCATGCTTTCTACCTCAAATGGGCAGTCCACTCCTTCAGGATCACTAACTGTGGTGTCAAGGATACCACCCAG ATCCACACCCACATGTGTTACTCCAACTTCAATGATATCATCCACTCAATTATTGACATGGACGCTGATGTGATCACCATCGAGAACTCCCGTTCTGATGAGAAGCTCCTATCAGTCTTCCGTGAGGGAGTCAAGTACGGTGCTGGAATTGGCCCTGGTGTCTATGATATCCACTCTCCCAGAATACCATCAACCGAAGAGATAGCAGACAGGATTAACAAGATGCTTGCTGTGCTCGAGACCAACATCTTGTGGGTCAACCCTGACTGCGGGCTCAAGACTCGTAAGTATGCTGAGGTGAAACCGGCCCTCAACAACATGGTTGCTGCGGCCAAGCTGCTCCGCACCCAACTTGCCAGTGCCAAGTGA